In a genomic window of Gemmatimonas sp.:
- a CDS encoding pyridoxal-dependent decarboxylase, with protein sequence MDALDIAFAEARRYLASLDTRPVASRGTPGEMRAPLPTHLPEHGLPTTEVVRAIAAAAEPGLTGNAGGRFFAWVKGGALPAALATDIMCSAWDQNAVLASTSPAGAVLEEVAGRFLLEALRLPSDCSYAFVTGCQMAHVTALAAARHAVLARHGWDVEAKGLQGAPVVRVLANAHHHSSVTRALRLLGLGSDCVVPLGGNRPGRVSPDVLRTALALAPDAPTIVILNAGDLNIGACDDFATLCPIAQAAGAWVHVDGAFGLWANASPRLALLVAGVERADSWATDGHKWLNTPYDCGMAITRDPRAHSAAMRMTAAYLTTGGDVRDPMDFTPEWSRRARALPALAALMELGRDGLAAMIERCCDHAAAIYDGMAALPGATGVARPTMNQGLIQFNAHDGSNISDAVIAAINASGEAFMSGGTWDGQRVMRISVCGWNTNSGDVVRTVAAAAAALRGLR encoded by the coding sequence ATGGACGCCCTCGATATCGCGTTTGCCGAAGCTCGCCGCTATCTGGCCTCGCTCGACACCCGCCCCGTCGCCTCGCGCGGTACGCCCGGCGAAATGCGCGCACCACTGCCGACGCATCTTCCGGAGCATGGCCTGCCCACCACCGAAGTCGTCCGCGCGATTGCTGCAGCGGCTGAGCCGGGATTGACGGGCAATGCCGGCGGCCGCTTTTTCGCCTGGGTGAAGGGCGGGGCGCTCCCCGCCGCGCTGGCTACCGACATCATGTGTTCGGCGTGGGATCAGAATGCCGTGCTGGCATCGACCAGTCCCGCCGGCGCCGTGCTGGAGGAAGTCGCCGGGCGGTTCTTGCTGGAGGCGCTGCGGCTGCCGTCCGATTGCAGCTATGCCTTTGTCACCGGCTGCCAAATGGCGCATGTCACCGCACTCGCTGCCGCGCGTCATGCGGTGCTGGCGCGCCACGGCTGGGACGTCGAAGCCAAGGGACTGCAAGGTGCCCCGGTCGTCCGTGTACTCGCCAACGCGCATCACCATTCCTCGGTGACGCGGGCGCTCCGCCTGCTCGGGCTGGGCAGCGACTGCGTGGTTCCGCTTGGCGGCAACCGACCCGGCCGCGTCTCACCCGACGTGCTGCGTACTGCGCTGGCACTCGCCCCCGACGCACCGACCATTGTCATCCTCAATGCCGGTGACCTGAATATCGGTGCCTGCGATGATTTTGCGACGCTGTGTCCGATCGCGCAGGCGGCGGGCGCGTGGGTCCACGTCGACGGCGCCTTCGGACTGTGGGCCAATGCCAGCCCGCGGCTCGCCTTGCTTGTGGCCGGGGTGGAACGGGCCGATAGCTGGGCGACCGATGGCCATAAATGGCTGAACACGCCCTACGATTGCGGCATGGCCATCACTCGTGATCCGCGTGCGCACAGCGCGGCGATGCGGATGACGGCGGCGTATCTGACGACGGGCGGCGATGTCCGTGATCCGATGGATTTCACCCCGGAATGGTCGCGCCGAGCCCGCGCCTTGCCGGCTCTGGCGGCGTTGATGGAGCTGGGCCGCGACGGTCTCGCGGCCATGATCGAGCGATGCTGCGATCATGCCGCCGCCATCTATGACGGCATGGCCGCGTTACCGGGGGCGACCGGCGTCGCGCGGCCGACGATGAACCAGGGGCTGATCCAGTTCAACGCGCATGATGGCAGCAACATCAGCGACGCGGTGATCGCCGCGATCAATGCCAGCGGCGAAGCCTTCATGAGTGGCGGCACGTGGGATGGACAG
- a CDS encoding membrane dipeptidase: protein MINRRRFLHDSALATAGVSLLARAAKAQRSVECAVSNATHERQPAPIVFDLHAHPGATFQKGRPEYLGDEAHRRTVAGMQAGGLTGAFFSLVADGPLIELTPNGVVTHGGYAKGDAAREYRRQLADLTALMRTTAAFLATRTSDLQRAHREHAVAAYLACEGGEFLEGDAGRVDQLYDDGVRSLQLVHYVPNVLGDLQTQPSQHGGLSAAGKAVVKRLTAKGIVIDVAHASFETVRDVASQTSAPLILSHSILKLDDARLLAARAIGVEHAKLVAGTGGVIGAWPSGFNASFDEFVANTVRLIDTVGVDHVGLGTDMDGNLKPVLGDYTQLPDWLTALRAKGLSATDVAKVAGGNMQRVLSQVIG from the coding sequence ATGATCAATCGCCGCCGCTTCCTTCACGACAGTGCGCTGGCCACCGCCGGCGTCTCATTGCTGGCTCGGGCGGCAAAGGCGCAGCGATCCGTCGAGTGCGCGGTCTCGAACGCCACGCACGAGCGGCAACCCGCGCCGATCGTCTTCGATCTTCACGCGCACCCCGGCGCCACCTTTCAGAAGGGGAGACCGGAGTACCTGGGAGACGAAGCGCACCGGCGGACCGTCGCCGGTATGCAGGCGGGCGGACTGACGGGCGCCTTCTTCAGCCTGGTGGCCGACGGTCCGCTGATCGAACTGACGCCCAACGGCGTGGTCACGCACGGTGGATACGCGAAGGGGGATGCGGCGCGCGAGTATCGGCGACAGCTCGCCGACCTGACGGCGCTCATGCGGACGACGGCCGCATTCCTCGCCACGCGCACGTCGGACCTGCAGCGTGCCCACCGTGAGCACGCGGTGGCGGCATACCTCGCCTGTGAAGGAGGCGAGTTCCTGGAAGGAGACGCGGGACGTGTCGATCAACTCTACGACGACGGCGTGCGCTCACTGCAACTGGTGCACTATGTACCCAACGTGCTGGGCGATCTGCAAACGCAGCCGAGTCAGCACGGCGGACTGTCGGCGGCCGGAAAGGCGGTCGTCAAGCGGCTGACCGCGAAGGGCATCGTAATCGATGTGGCGCACGCCTCGTTCGAGACCGTGCGCGATGTGGCTTCGCAGACCTCGGCGCCGCTCATCCTCTCGCACAGCATTCTCAAGTTGGATGACGCGCGTCTGCTCGCAGCGCGCGCCATCGGTGTTGAGCATGCGAAGCTCGTAGCCGGCACCGGCGGGGTGATCGGGGCGTGGCCCAGCGGCTTCAACGCCAGCTTCGACGAGTTCGTCGCGAACACGGTGCGGCTCATCGACACCGTCGGCGTAGACCACGTGGGCCTGGGCACCGACATGGATGGCAACCTCAAGCCCGTGCTTGGTGACTACACGCAGCTACCGGATTGGCTGACCGCGCTCCGAGCCAAGGGGCTCTCAGCCACTGATGTGGCCAAGGTAGCTGGCGGCAACATGCAACGTGTGTTGTCGCAGGTCATTGGGTAG
- a CDS encoding transporter substrate-binding domain-containing protein: protein MSQRKVRHARSYGCVLLPKRSTVSGAHHIGRPLATEAGVSSSNRGGRITLSLIPAVCVTACLAGCASAPSVPSAARNELAPTGKLRVGLILSNQVLVSRDSKTGELQGVTVILGKKLAGRLGVPFEPVGYPNPAALVKSFGGHEWDIACLAFDPARAHEVNFSLPYMVVDNTYRSERADAYAENAHMLSLYSERLPGSRVLAGRYTVIQHAMATPEKSAAAAQYVREFVVESIGDGTIRDTIANAKLRRARVGP from the coding sequence ATGAGTCAACGCAAAGTCCGACACGCGCGTTCCTACGGATGCGTCCTGTTGCCGAAGCGATCGACCGTCAGCGGCGCGCACCACATCGGACGACCGCTCGCCACAGAAGCTGGCGTCAGCAGTTCCAACAGGGGAGGACGAATCACGCTGTCTCTGATCCCTGCAGTTTGCGTCACGGCGTGTCTGGCTGGTTGCGCGTCCGCGCCTAGCGTTCCTTCCGCAGCGCGCAATGAACTGGCACCAACCGGGAAGCTGCGTGTCGGGTTGATTCTCTCCAATCAGGTGTTGGTGAGCAGGGATTCGAAGACCGGAGAGCTTCAGGGCGTGACCGTCATCCTGGGGAAGAAGCTCGCTGGACGGCTCGGCGTACCGTTCGAGCCGGTGGGCTATCCCAATCCGGCGGCGCTGGTGAAGAGCTTCGGCGGACACGAATGGGATATCGCCTGTCTTGCTTTCGATCCGGCGCGCGCGCACGAGGTCAACTTCTCGCTACCCTACATGGTCGTCGACAACACCTACCGCTCGGAGCGGGCGGACGCCTATGCAGAAAACGCCCACATGCTCAGCCTCTATTCCGAACGGCTTCCCGGGTCCCGCGTGCTCGCGGGGCGCTATACCGTGATTCAACATGCGATGGCGACGCCAGAGAAAAGCGCAGCCGCAGCGCAGTACGTCAGAGAGTTCGTCGTGGAATCCATAGGCGATGGGACCATCCGAGACACCATCGCAAACGCAAAGTTGCGCCGCGCTCGTGTCGGTCCTTGA
- a CDS encoding carbon-nitrogen hydrolase family protein: protein MTTVRIALASVRVPATPEESVRLATSAVAEAGRQGALVVCFPECFVPGYRWPGTTAPPPDPAFLERAWADVAVAAKAAGITVILGTERVTDRGLQITACVISPDGTVAGWQDKGQLDPSEESIYPAFATERRVFTAGPLTFGIVICHEGWRYPETVRWAARRGAQVVFHPHAHIAEPGSYRPVTFADPANTFHEKAILCRAAENTCYFASVNGASDGSGITSAVARPDGTLQCYQPYGKEGLLVADLDLSVATGLLASRCRTSPM, encoded by the coding sequence ATGACCACCGTCCGCATCGCCCTGGCGAGCGTCCGCGTCCCGGCGACTCCGGAGGAGTCAGTGCGCCTGGCGACTTCGGCGGTCGCCGAGGCCGGACGACAGGGCGCACTCGTCGTCTGCTTTCCGGAGTGTTTCGTTCCCGGTTATCGGTGGCCAGGTACTACCGCCCCGCCGCCAGATCCCGCGTTCCTGGAACGGGCGTGGGCGGATGTGGCGGTCGCCGCCAAGGCTGCGGGCATCACCGTGATCCTGGGGACGGAACGTGTGACTGACCGTGGACTGCAAATCACAGCCTGCGTCATCAGTCCCGACGGCACCGTCGCGGGGTGGCAGGACAAAGGGCAGCTCGACCCGTCGGAAGAATCCATCTATCCGGCATTCGCCACCGAGCGTCGCGTCTTCACGGCCGGCCCACTCACGTTCGGGATCGTGATCTGCCACGAAGGTTGGCGGTATCCGGAAACGGTGCGGTGGGCGGCGCGGCGCGGCGCACAGGTCGTGTTTCACCCACACGCACACATCGCCGAGCCCGGGAGCTATCGTCCCGTCACATTCGCGGATCCCGCCAACACGTTCCACGAGAAGGCGATCCTGTGTCGCGCGGCCGAGAACACCTGCTACTTCGCGTCGGTGAACGGCGCGAGTGACGGATCAGGAATCACGTCGGCCGTCGCACGCCCGGACGGTACGTTGCAGTGCTATCAGCCATACGGGAAAGAGGGCTTGCTCGTGGCCGACCTTGATCTCAGCGTGGCCACCGGACTCCTTGCCTCGCGGTGCCGGACCTCGCCGATGTAG
- a CDS encoding sterol desaturase family protein gives MTIDLQNAQLLAVTVIFALFAGAELLLGHFFPHSASAEDNRLDVAVVLTFPIISGTVFTASKALCAWVMPELRDAWADWPWWQMVIVLLLADDLTQYWWHRLSHTSVMWPLHRAHHSAAYMSVRVVYRNNAFYYALSPGLWFSGALLYLGFGWVFVGYSVVKLTVIIGAHSAVRWDQWPYAWRPLRPLAWLKERTISTPATHFAHHALTQDDGIGHYRGNYGNLLFFWDVLFGTARITRQYLPAYGLNDDRRHGAERWYHQLLFPVFRSRRAETVLGYEKHTPID, from the coding sequence ATGACAATCGACTTGCAGAACGCCCAATTGCTGGCCGTCACCGTCATTTTCGCGCTCTTCGCCGGCGCGGAGCTGCTGCTGGGCCATTTCTTTCCGCACTCGGCTTCCGCCGAGGACAATCGGCTCGACGTGGCGGTCGTGCTCACCTTCCCGATCATCTCGGGGACGGTCTTTACGGCGTCCAAGGCCCTCTGCGCGTGGGTAATGCCGGAGCTGCGCGACGCGTGGGCCGACTGGCCCTGGTGGCAGATGGTCATCGTGCTGCTTCTCGCGGATGATCTCACGCAGTACTGGTGGCATCGCCTCTCGCACACCTCGGTCATGTGGCCGCTGCATCGTGCCCATCACTCGGCGGCCTACATGAGCGTGCGCGTGGTGTATCGCAATAACGCGTTCTACTACGCCCTGTCGCCCGGTCTGTGGTTCAGCGGTGCCCTGCTGTATCTGGGCTTCGGCTGGGTGTTCGTAGGCTACAGCGTGGTGAAGCTTACCGTGATCATCGGCGCGCACTCGGCGGTGCGATGGGACCAGTGGCCGTATGCATGGCGTCCGCTGCGCCCGCTGGCGTGGCTGAAGGAGCGCACGATCTCCACGCCGGCCACGCACTTCGCCCATCACGCCCTCACGCAGGACGACGGCATCGGCCACTACAGGGGCAACTACGGCAATCTGCTGTTCTTCTGGGACGTGCTCTTCGGTACGGCGCGCATCACGCGGCAGTATCTGCCGGCCTACGGGCTCAACGACGACCGTCGGCACGGCGCCGAGCGCTGGTACCACCAGCTGTTGTTCCCGGTCTTCCGTTCACGTCGGGCCGAGACGGTGCTCGGATACGAGAAGCACACACCGATCGACTGA
- a CDS encoding BTAD domain-containing protein, which yields MATPAMVTETASRPLPAVRIYLAGHLTLESAVGWITTSGFPSQQARLAFASLVLERGRPMARSELADILWPQRPPRASDSALNAIISRLRAMLTPLGAGWADALIGARGTYELRAPVPLWVDLEAAAEAVHEAEAAIRLGRIPMAYGPSAVAHHIARRPFFPGEEGAWVDAWRDRLREIRLRALDVRGTVYLTNEEPALALQNGHEMLTLQPFREAGHRLVMRAHAAMGNTAEALMAYEACRRLIAEELGVDPSPQTMAAYEAVLRLV from the coding sequence GTGGCGACTCCGGCCATGGTGACCGAGACGGCGAGCCGCCCGCTTCCCGCCGTTCGCATCTACCTCGCGGGGCATCTGACGCTGGAGAGCGCGGTCGGCTGGATCACGACCTCCGGCTTTCCCAGCCAGCAGGCCCGGTTGGCGTTCGCATCGCTGGTGCTCGAGCGAGGGCGCCCGATGGCCCGAAGCGAACTGGCCGACATCCTCTGGCCGCAGCGGCCGCCCCGCGCCTCCGACAGCGCCCTCAACGCCATCATCTCCAGGCTGCGCGCCATGTTGACGCCGCTCGGCGCCGGCTGGGCGGACGCGCTCATCGGCGCACGCGGCACCTACGAGCTGCGCGCGCCGGTACCGCTCTGGGTCGACCTGGAAGCAGCGGCCGAAGCGGTGCACGAGGCCGAAGCCGCCATTCGATTGGGGCGCATTCCGATGGCCTACGGACCGAGTGCGGTCGCGCATCATATCGCGCGCCGCCCCTTCTTCCCCGGCGAGGAGGGAGCGTGGGTGGACGCATGGCGGGACCGCCTGCGCGAGATCCGCCTCCGGGCGCTCGACGTGCGCGGCACGGTGTATCTCACCAACGAGGAGCCCGCACTGGCCCTGCAGAACGGCCACGAAATGCTCACCCTGCAGCCGTTCCGTGAGGCCGGTCACCGCCTCGTGATGCGCGCCCACGCGGCTATGGGAAACACCGCTGAGGCGCTGATGGCCTACGAAGCCTGCCGGCGCCTGATTGCCGAGGAACTGGGCGTCGATCCCTCGCCGCAGACCATGGCCGCCTACGAGGCGGTGCTCCGGTTGGTCTGA
- a CDS encoding transposase zinc-binding domain-containing protein: MQTVYDERFAREYGPWRPVVAQVADTFLECGVLDHGFARIRCDACTHEYLLAFSCKCRYFCPSGHAKRLAIWTRWLDTTWLAPVPHRQVVLTIPRRLRAYGLYRRRLLGEIARAAARTVTAAIRTLTGERDLAVGIVACLQTHGSRANWHPHRHLLVTDGGFRPDGSFVTWLTHDTARLTEAFRRAVLRLFVRLELFDKDQAAGMLTWPHSGFHGHTAVWEAPFGSPWTIARSPPASRAPAPGIPSRWSG; this comes from the coding sequence CTGCAGACGGTCTACGACGAGCGCTTCGCGCGCGAGTACGGCCCGTGGCGCCCCGTGGTCGCGCAGGTCGCGGACACGTTCCTCGAATGCGGCGTGCTCGACCACGGCTTCGCGCGCATCCGGTGCGACGCGTGCACGCACGAGTATCTGCTCGCGTTCTCGTGCAAGTGCCGCTACTTCTGCCCCAGCGGTCACGCCAAGCGGCTCGCCATCTGGACGCGGTGGCTCGACACCACGTGGCTCGCGCCGGTGCCGCACCGGCAGGTGGTGCTCACCATCCCCAGGCGGCTCCGCGCCTACGGTCTGTACCGCCGCCGCCTGCTCGGCGAGATCGCCCGCGCCGCCGCCCGCACCGTCACTGCCGCCATTCGCACACTGACCGGCGAGCGCGACCTCGCCGTGGGGATCGTCGCGTGCCTGCAGACGCACGGCTCCCGGGCGAACTGGCATCCGCACCGGCACCTCCTCGTGACCGACGGCGGCTTTCGGCCCGACGGGTCGTTCGTCACGTGGCTCACCCACGACACGGCGCGGTTGACCGAGGCGTTTCGCCGCGCCGTGCTGCGGTTGTTCGTGCGGCTCGAACTCTTCGACAAAGACCAGGCCGCGGGCATGCTGACGTGGCCGCATTCCGGGTTCCACGGGCACACCGCCGTGTGGGAGGCCCCCTTCGGGTCCCCGTGGACGATCGCGCGTTCGCCACCCGCCTCGCGCGCTCCTGCGCCCGGAATCCCGTCGCGCTGGAGCGGCTGA